One window from the genome of Hydra vulgaris chromosome 02, alternate assembly HydraT2T_AEP encodes:
- the LOC105843295 gene encoding muscarinic acetylcholine receptor M3 isoform X2, translating to MSSVENARAIFILLSASNFKNSTFSYNTSLKTEILEQNASVYNTILIFLTCIVSALATFGNLLVIYFYFFNKRLQTVSNFPLLSLSVADLIVGLYPINANTLEAVLGYWPFTNLFCEFTLVLDYFCCQSSIYHVIIISIDRYLLIKQPLKYRGDRRKYAVKLSILLLWIVSFFLWAPSITINKYVFGRSSERLCYKGFLRFDKMSIYSFETYILITSVGLGYFIILPVVIFIYVKIYFLIKIQNKIIPNACCYDNRYRNRILSTECSTVTLDGSKAEISNDVKLKKRRSNESVMNLKTSYLLKQKDLIRHKKSLKVIVRILVVFVITWFPYNLQMMLLPYCLNCFNRLAFDISNVLSYSNSAVNPFVYAFVSPEFRSSFYKRSKKIFFIRFLT from the coding sequence ATGTCATCTGTTGAAAATGCTAGAGCTATTTTCATCCTTTTATCggcttcaaattttaaaaactcgaCATTTTCTTACAATACAAGtctaaaaactgaaattttagaaCAGAATGCCTCAGTTTATAACACCATCTTAATTTTTCTAACATGTATAGTTAGTGCACTGGCCACGTTTGGAAACTTGTTggttatttacttttatttttttaacaaaagactaCAAACCGTCAGTAACTTTCCTTTACTTTCTCTTTCAGTGGCAGATTTGATTGTCGGACTTTATCCAATAAACGCAAACACGCTTGAAGCAGTTTTAGGGTATTGGCcttttacaaatttgttttgtgagtttactttagttttagaTTACTTTTGCTGTCAGTCTTCAATttatcatgtaataataatcAGCATTGAccgttatttattaattaaacaacCTTTAAAATATCGAGGAGACAGACGAAAATACGCTGTGAAATTAAGCATACTGCTCCTTTGGATAGTATCTTTCTTTTTATGGGCACCATctataacaataaataagtaCGTTTTTGGAAGATCATCCGAAAGGTTATGTTATAAAGGTTTTCTAAGATTTGATAAAATGAGCATTTACAGCTTTGAAACCTACATCCTTATAACGTCAGTTGGATTGGggtattttattattcttccTGTTGTAATCTtcatatatgtaaaaatatattttttaataaaaattcaaaataagattATACCTAACGCATGTTGTTATGACAACCGTTATCGCAACCGGATTTTATCAACCGAATGCTCTACAGTAACGCTAGACGGCTCAAAAGCTGAAATTTCAAACgatgttaaacttaaaaaaagacgGAGCAATGAAAGTGTCATGAATTTGAAAACAAGTTAtctcttaaaacaaaaagatcTTATAAGACATAAGAAATCGTTAAAAGTAATCGTACGTATACTAGTAGTATTTGTTATAACTTGGTTTCCATATAATCTGCAAATGATGTTGCTTCCTTATTGCCTGAATTGTTTCAACAGACTTGCGTTTGATATTAGCAATGTTTTATCTTACTCTAACTCAGCAGTAAATCCATTTGTATATGCATTTGTGAGTCCAGAATTTCGgtcatctttttataaaagaagtaaaaaaatatttttcataagatttttaacatga